From a region of the Drosophila virilis strain 15010-1051.87 chromosome 3, Dvir_AGI_RSII-ME, whole genome shotgun sequence genome:
- the Vps13D gene encoding intermembrane lipid transfer protein Vps13D isoform X3: protein MQPSMCPHHRQYVNRCSDFKQRMDSFSGSLKHSNACSPVTPGSPDSTDHHRPTSPHIITKAVQNIQRGSMGERCDESELNALINIDINIIASDSDKSSYLHTSKISFNSLEIIANQETILELLNFAERICRGQKLFEKVRDESDTGPALELKETEGSLEHNHHEIIFDFFRLNVLILYTIKRDKYEIARKVGTLTISEAKINVSMQSSLSIIGSLGGIQIIDITPQGIRYQRILSIGRDPELETNRLSVLNKLSHEIYLNNSEEEEKYEQIDALSFTNLWSDKNAVTLHVRMASVSYTHSPRFLQDFNFCITSFKQGLKEFLTSIGNKATDMAKEFVQQIKDVSNQTKPPQPNRNQENSLISLDVIISSPIIVLPISNDSKEVFIANLGKISCRNNDDIHQKIENINEDVIVKYVIEVKNINLFSLNIDEQKEDWSYTLPIASKMYESKQDAFPILHDTAISLNVFTGYGDTKGGERQIQTLLVEGSMVETLKVTLYRKQYKNIIESIKNATNFSNGVSSGNVKLNMTNANVTNANVSDAQRIRTTIKFSVPVLEINLQNESHEPLVNVTFKDFFVKHRMSGINEDLKIVLNSVLMEDLKSEMSSPFRNMVTSINLEKTYQRKPRTSSSCPDLPSFYSKHKTISTSITNLCEHKKVKETKKYKTSLYKSKDMTDRKSNNLVIYRSHTRRVFHEPGESKTEKQNSIEFNCLNLTICVDRWYTIFDFFGLAADTEKTQSLAEQKNSLPKSVYEFSSKLNVSIRSLNFTSTRNEAVLSRINVSNATFSIIQEATFKAIEGCLGSITVYDLTKYGYLYKERFITSGTEALNFVYKRKLMDIETPNSINADAVLWINMSSVHYIHTKRFIVELHLFIKELLQLQTPVIRKLKKHNVDKVQNLQPTKIKLCIQAASPVIVLPACYNSNHVLIAYLGQFTLKNSFHFSSDECIISKKGKAVKSQDEILDVMRIDLVNINLFSGERSVDKLESNYDKEVFINIANTSFVKGSRLFKESCYLDLQVERNLTTDTVRVCPDISVKGTFSKLNATLNIQNYKLIRGLLNNNIGEHIDDVYCNSFSNASSSIEAFSALSLFSKNEDSTNVITLLSIRILLEDVSILVVQNTNTMPDFVHESLACIHFIRSQLEIDMLSDGSQDIDLISSNILIVDERPSDGINNANVFRNILQPSKKDTIPKHSAQVEIHCRKRLNLCKYTVMLNDMRVIGILDFLERLKKFFEEEPLTALSVNPKSAQFSQIDQAADASLSEYIINVTDSEIILVEQYNRLDSNAIILKSTTVISYKPHNHSVPLSININHLEIFSCILDAEDESALSIIDPFTLNVELRNNCLNIVVQKQLNIRLSYIDMKLFLRMLSSIPSQTSTPPNVLSKSNSEFEKIAPLLAMGFEITNCWIAMELNNWKLNEAALWLSQQKRSTVKNPALELKTAVLDANCISMCVIDDCMDADVPLLEVSLTKVLLKYKFHANVIEVENLNSNAAEGDLDTEVTLNYYNRRLSGWEPLAELWQCAVKWKYKRTHFDKKKRFEIFLNSKQLLKINITSTLIELFHMVSKNWTSDFHSLDNAKNSNFRQRAPFVPFALQNLTGSALLFKPIYAQLGDLTCSDFQQLDIIKNWTSVQPEEIKTFDFSQKSKLRHIDSHLLNLHQILVQIHGWTLIGPISIDKVGMYFRTTILDSHYEKKSRIIFDISLMGSAQKLIKVMSPLRVINKLDHDIYLKMVLNKNQPDAVSAITSICPNDQQCVPLKFIDASLYISHIPCESTKSKIDDVGFSNDEIVWKDCKTDSSQNLNICYDANKSVLYTLVSIDREIYPYKDQSMPGHSITLLSPLMLKNMLCCDLSFNINGCNAGRINAFESKNIYNRNIYESFNLSITLDNFHVSGQLKVPANHIGIVEPKLKLIDAKNRELHLHISIQSLKGRGMEIYISAPIWIVNKTGLPLIYKQEGTNKIAAGQFDEHETARQVSPLMFSFSDQEGSPSLEVRLGSTFGANNQWCKSFSMIKNITYRELRTESGPGCYTIGIRVRRGRGLYSCTTFVTLSPRFHLYNKSGHQLEFTQQCNIIHNDVTNLRNVISAPIDCNFPFHWTNGDREPLVCVRIADVECCCWSKGIPINEVQSLYINVRNEWCEMFFLRLEIISRGATFILLFTDARSLPPPIRIDNFSEVVISFSQKGSKPIWPTPVRPQSSLSYVMDDPLGKEILLMEAPGGNILEYPINVSSSKTLTYSNFIYIAFHDTFDQFKRDGDKPDEKYKQLVLGVQDKRVIIMEKNSGDRSQLWLMNSNGQLEHEGSTPPVQTNEASAVRLVLDLEKPPNPTELTALVVRTPNKQRATTQTWRFENGRLMCHANMCVQSPSKKHGLRSGSEAVVGRVKHHSKCRDITPREQHLVAQKLRPGSGQLEISTKLDGPIKTVQICDIKLKPNETFLAPDLLWTHASFNNRQIVDKAKTQVTHEYHINVDLPKGIGISIITLKPCEEIIFISLDNIVAEFIDSSLEKSIDLNIASIQIDNQLLDSASQVTLHVTVSTKEDSVKNAVRFMLKMLPSPNKNALIFQYVNLDVKPCTMYLEEKLILKIASFLGYGKENPHNSFRPCDYEDRQDRSFENNMKRYYFENLSIGPTQVRLSAFTSSKLPEELKYTKKSLGLTLIKFEDALIELDNFSHRYHFETLDVYLRAIKMHYINQIKWHAASILGSVDFLGNPLGFANDLSEGVSGLIFEGSVKSLVKNVTHGISNSTAKLTETLSDSLGKVVLDDHDNETRQRILELQSNTSGGHLAAGIKGFGFGLLGGVTSIVRHTYDGASADGVPGFLSGLGKGLVGTVTKPIIGMLDLASETASAVRETSRDSHRHAPSRKRLPRCVTGAPGGLLPPYSSRQSKGQQYLYLINRKNFMEKIIFYEPNLWSDKEARLRLLVSTEFVRIFSICEENPTSMFECHLSEILSCHPLTTNTGPSPSTTKVSSSYYIEISTILPKITRPRIRCRTEECAEAASRCINYAKSVFDERELSLIKYN, encoded by the exons ATGCAGCCGTCAATGTGTCCACATCACCGTCAGTACGTAAACAGGTGTTCAGACTTTAAACAGAG GATGGATAGCTTTTCTGGAAGCCTAAAACACAGCAATGCTTGCTCACCTGTTACGCCAGGATCTCCAGATTCTACTGACCATCACAGGCCAACAAGTCCGCATATTATAACAAAAGCAGTCCAAAATATTCAAAGAG gaTCAATGGGGGAACGCTGTGATGAATCGGAACTAAATGCGCTCATTAACATTGATATCAATATTATTGCATCCGATTCGGATAAGTCCTCCTATCTACACACGtcaaaaatttcatttaatagtTTGGAAATAATTG CCAACCAGGAAACTATACTCGAACTTCTTAATTTTGCTGAACGCATTTGTCGTGGTCAAAAGCTTTTCGAAAAAGTTAGGGATGAGAGTGATACGGGGCCTGCATTGGAGCTAAAAGAAACAGAGGGCTCCCTTGAACATAATCATCATGAAATTATCTTCGATTTTTTCcggttaaatgttttaatattgTACACGATAAAGCGAGATAAGTATGAGATTGCACGAAAAGTAGGTACGCTCACAATAAGTGAAGCCAAGATAAATGTTTCGATGCAATCGAGCTTGTCAATTATTGGATCATTAGGAGGCATACAAATCATAGATATTACGCCGCAAGGCATACGCTATCAACGAATTCTGTCCATTGGAAGAGATCCAGAGTTAGAAACGAACCGTCTATCAGTGCTGAATAAACTCTCGcacgaaatatatttaaacaatagtgaagaagaagaaaagtaTGAACAAATTGATGCCCTCAGTTTCACAAATCTGTGGAGCGATAAAAACGCAGTCACTCTACATGTGCGAATGGCGTCTGTTTCTTATACCCATAGCCCTAGATTTTTACaagatttcaatttttgtattacaAGTTTCAAACAGGGTCTGAA aGAGTTTTTAACTTCAATCGGAAACAAAGCAACTGATATGGCCAAAGAATTTGTGCAGCAAATAAAAGATGTTAGTAATCAGACGAAACCACCCCAGCCAAATAGAAATCAAGAAAATTCTTTGATATC GCTTGACGTTATTATAAGTAGTCCCATAATCGTTCTTCCAATTTCGAATGATAGTAAAGAAGTTTTCATTGCAAATTTGGGAAAAATTAGTTGCCGCAATAACGATGATATTCATCAAAAGATAGAAAATATAAACGAGGATGTAAttgtaaaatatgttattgaggtgaaaaatataaatttattttcattaaacatTGATGAGCAAAAGGAAGATTGGAGCTACACCCTTCCAATAGCAAGCAAAATGTATGAAAGTAAACAGGATGCCTTTCCCATATTGCACGACACGGCAATATCCTTAAATGTGTTTACAGGATATGGCGACACAAAGGGCGGAGAAAGACAAATTCAAACACTCTTG GTTGAAGGAAGCATGGTTGAAACGCTAAAGGTCACACTTTATCGAAAGCAATATAAGAACATAATAGAGTCTATTAAAAATGCTACAAACTTTTCAAATGGCGTTTCATCGGGCAATGTTAAACTAAATatgacaaatgcaaatgtgacGAACGCAAATGTATCTGATGCACAGCGAATCAGAACAACTATTAAGTTCTCAGTGCCTGTGCTagaaataaatttgcaaaacgAAAGCCATGAGCCCTTGGTAAATGTAACATTTAAGGACTTTTTTGTAAAGCATCGCATGAGCGGCATCAATGAAGATCTGAAGATCGTTTTGAATTCCGTGCTAATGGAAGATTTAAAATCAGAAATGTCATCGCCATTTAGGAATATGGTTACTTCAataaatcttgaaaaaacatatCAACGGAAACCTCGAACATCTTCATCATGCCCCGACTTGCCCAGTTTTTATAGCAAGCACAAGACAATATCAACATCTATCACCAACCTTTGTGAacataaaaaagtaaaagaaactaaaaaatataaaactagtctatataaatcaaaagacATGACCGATCGGAAAAGCAACAACTTAGTTATCTACAGATCGCATACTAGACGTGTGTTTCATGAACCTGGCGAATCGAAAACAGAAAAGCAAAACTCCATTGAGTTTAACTGCCTCAACTTGACAATTTGCGTAGACAGATGGTATACGATTTTCGACTTCTTTGGGCTAGCTGCCGATACAGAAAAGACACAATCTTTAGCTGAACAGAAAAATAGTTTGCCAAAGA GCGTTTATGAATTCAGCAGCAAACTGAATGTTTCTATTAGGTCGTTAAATTTTACATCAACTCGTAACGAAGCAGTATTGTCAAGAATAAACGTGTCCAATGCGACTTTTTCCATAATTCAGGAAGCTACCTTTAAAGCTATTGAAGGTTGTCTGGGTTCGATAACTGTCTACGATCTTACAAAATATGGTTACTTATATAAAGAACGTTTTATAACGAGTGGCACCGAggctttaaattttgtttataaaag AAAACTAATGGATATTGAAACACCGAATAGCATTAACGCGGATGCAGTTCTATGGATTAACATGTCATCGGTTCATTATATTCATACCAAGCGCTTTATAGTGGAACTTCACTTATTTATCAAGGAATTGTTACAATTACAAACG cCCGTAATCAGAAAACTGAAGAAGCATAATGTGGATAAGGTTCAAAACTTGCAACCgactaaaataaaactttgcatTCAAGCCGCCTCCCCAGTAATTGTGCTACCCGCCTGTTACAATAGCAATCATGTGCTAATTGCTTATCTGGGACAATTTACTCTGAAGAATAGTTTTCATTTTTCGAGTGATGAGTGCATTATAAGCAAGAAGGGAAAAGCGGTGAAAAGCCAGGATGAAATTTTGGACGTCATGCGCATCGATTTAGTCAACATAAACTTGTTCTCGGGCGAACGTAGTGTAGATAAATTAGAAAGCAATTATGACAAagaagtttttataaatattgctAATACGAGCTTTGTCAAGGGGAGTCGACTGTTTAAAGAATCTTGCTATCTCGATCTTCAAGTCGAACGCAATCTAACAACAGATACCGTACGCGTCTGTCCGGATATAAGTGTAAAAGGGACTTTCTCCAAATTAAATGCCACACTCAATATTCAGAATTATAAATTGATAAGGGGTCTGTTAAATAACAATATTGGAGAGCATATAGATGACGTTTATTGCAATAGCTTTAGTAATGCTAGTTCATCAATTGAAGCATTTTCGGCTTTAAGTTTGTTTTCTAAAAACGAAGACTCCACAAATGTTATAACATTGCTTTCTATAAGAATACTTCTGGAAGATGTTTCCATTTTGGTAgttcaaaatacaaatacgatGCCAGATTTTGTGCACGAGTCCCTGGCATGCATACATTTTATAAGATCACAACTAGAAATTGACATGTTGAGCGATGGCTCACAAGATATAGATCTAATATCtagcaatattttaattgttgacGAAAGACCAAGCGATGGTATTAACAATGCCAATGTGTTCAGGAATATATTACAGCCCTCAAAGAAAGATACAATTCCCAAGCACTCAGCTCAAGTTGAAATTCATTGCCGAAAAAgattaaatttatgcaaatatacgGTTATGTTGAACGACATGAGGGTAATAGGAATTTTAGACTTTTTAGAACGGTTGAAGAAGTTTTTCGAAGAAGAACCGCTAACAGCATTGTCCGTAAACCCAAAATCAGCCCAGTTTTCGCAAATAGATCAAGCGGCAGATGCTTCCCTGTCCGAATATATCATAAACGTAACAGACTCCGAAATTATATTAGTGGAACAGTATAATCGACTTGATTCAAATGCCATTATATTGAAGAGCACAACGGTCATTTCTTACAAGCCACATAATCACAGTGTACCCCTGtccataaatataaatcatttGGAAATATTTTCATGCATATTAGACGCTGAGGATGAGAGTGCACTGTCAATAATTGATCCGTTCACTCTGAACGTAGAGCTGAGAAACAATTGCCTGAATATTGTTGTACAAAAGCAATTGAATATACGTTTATCCTATATTGATATGAAACTCTTTTTAAGAATGCTCAGCTCAATACCCTCACAAACCTCAACTCCACCGAACGTTTTGTCCAAATCGAATTCtgaatttgaaaaaatcgCACCGCTTCTGGCGATGGGATTTGAGATAACGAACTGCTGGATTGCAATGGAACTGAACAATTGGAAACTTAATGAAGCGGCCCTTTGGTTGTCTCAGCAGAAGCGCAGCACCGTCAAGAATCCGGCATTGGAATTGAAGACCGCAGTTCTCGATGCTAATTGCATATCCATGTGCGTTATTGATGATTGTATGGATGCTGATGTACCCCTTCTAGAAGTATCGCTAACAAAGGTTCTACTCAAATACAAATTCCATGCCAACGTTATTGAAGTTGAGAACCTAAATTCAAATGCGGCCGAGGGTGATCTGGATACCGAAGTTACGCTCAACTATTACAATCGACGACTTAGTGGCTGGGAGCCCCTTGCCGAACTGTGGCAGTGTGCTGTGAAGTGGAAATATAAGAGGACCCATTTCGATAAAAAGAAACGATTCGAAATCTTTTTGAACAGCAAGCAGCTACTGAAGATTAATATCACATCAACACTAATTGAGCTGTTTCACATGGTTTCCAAAAATTGGACGAGCGATTTCCATTCACTTGACAACGCCAAAAACTCAAATTTCCGACAACGGGCGCCCTTCGTACCATTTGCCCTTCAAAATCTAACTGGCTCTGCTCTACTTTTTAAGCCAATTTACGCTCAGCTCGGAGATTTGACTTGCTCGGATTTTCAGCAGCTGGATATTATCAAAAACTGGACCTCTGTGCAGCCTGAAGAAATAAAAACCTTTGATTTCAGTCAGAAGAGTAAATTGCGGCACATTGATTCGCATCTGTTGAATCTTCACCAAATTCTGGTACAAATTCATGGCTGGACATTGATTGGACCAATTTCTATAGACAAGGTGGGCATGTATTTTCGAACAACAATCTTGGATTCGCATTATGAAAAAAAGTCCCGTATCATATTTGATATCTCACTAATGGGCTCTGCGCAAAAGCTTATCAAAGTGATGTCCCCATTGAGAGTAATAAACAAATTGGATCACGACATATATCTGAAGAtggttttaaataaaaaccagCCAGATGCTGTTTCTGCTATAACCAGCATCTGCCCGAATGATCAACAATGCGTGCCTCTGAAGTTTATTGACGCCTCGTTATATATTTCACATATACCATGCGAATCTACGAAATCCAAAATTGACGATGTTGGATTTAGCAACGATGAAATAGTGTGGAAAGATTGCAAAACGGATAGCTCACAAAATCTAAACATCTGCTATGATGCCAACAAAAGCGTATTGTACACACTCGTCAGCATAGATAGGGAAATATACCCCTACAAAGATCAGAGTATGCCTGGCCACTCAATTACACTGCTGTCGCCGCTGATGCTAAAGAATATGCTTTGCTGTGATTTAAGTTTCAACATAAATGGATGCAATGCGGGACGAATTAATGCCTTTGAGAGCAAGAACATAtataatagaaatatatacgAATCCTTTAACTTGAGCATCACATTAGACAACTTTCATGTCTCTGGCCAATTAAAGGTTCCGGCGAATCACATTGGCATTGTGGAGCCAAAGTTGAAACTAATTGACGCCAAAAACAGAGAATTGCATCTGCACATATCTATTCAATCCCTAAAAGGAAGAGGaatggaaatatatataagtgcgCCCATTTGGATTGTAAATAAAACTGGTCTTCCGTTGATTTATAAACAAGAGGGAACTAATAAGATTGCAGCAGGACAATTTGATGAACATGAAACAGCACGACAAGTTTCTCCTttaatgttttcattttccgATCAAGAAGGATCACCTAGCTTAGAAGTGCGCCTGGGCAGCACGTTCGGTGCCAACAATCAG tGGTGCAAAAGTTTCAGcatgatcaagaatataacaTACAGGGAATTGCGCACGGAAAGCGGACCCGGGTGCTACACAATTGGTATTAGAGTACGTCGCGGAAGAGGTCTATATTCGTGCACCACATTTGTTACATTGTCACCACGCTTCCATCTGTACAATAAAAGCGGTCACCAGCTTGAATTTACACAACAATGTAATATTATCCATAAT GATGTTACGAATTTGCGCAATGTTATTTCGGCGCCTATTGACTGCAATTTCCCATTTCATTGGACCAACGGGGACCGAGAGCCgcttgtttgtgtacgaatcgCAGATGttgaatgttgttgttggtcgAAAGGCATACCCATTAACGAGGTGCAGAGTTTGTACATCAACGTTAGGAATGAATGGTGCGAAATGTTTTTCCTAAGACTGGAGATAATATCCAGAGGGGCGACGTTTATTCTCTTGTTTACGGATGCTCGAAGCTTACCACCGCCAATAAGAATTGATAACTTTTCGGAGGTGGTGATCAGTTTTTCACAAAAAGGCTCGAAACCTATTTGGCCAACACCAGTTCGACCGCAGTCTTCATTGTCGTATGTTATGGATGATCCCTTGGGCAAAGAGATATTGCTTATGGAAGCGCCTGGGGGAAACATACTTGAGTATCCAATTAACGTATCAAGTAGTAAAACCTTAACATACTCCAACTTCATCTATATTGCGTTTCACGACACCTTCGATCAATTCAAAAGAGATGGTGATAAGCCAGACGAAAAATATAAGCAACTAGTCCTAGGTGTACAAGACAAAAGGGTCATCATTATGGAAAAAAATTCTGGAGATCGTTCGCAATTGTGGCTAATGAATTCCAATGGTCAATTGGAACATGAAGGCTCGACACCACCAGTACAAACGAATGAGGCTAGCGCTGTGCGGTTGGTCCTAGATTTAGAAAAACCACCGAATCCGACGGAACTTACTGCGCTCGTAGTACGAACGCCTAATAAACAGAGGGCCACAACCCAAACCTGGAGATTTGAAAATGGTCGACTTATGTGTCACGCGAACATGTGTGTTCAG TCCCCTTCCAAAAAACATGGTCTTAGGTCTGGTTCGGAGGCGGTAGTGGGTCGCGTTAAACATCATTCAAAATGTAGGGATATAACACCGCGCGAACAACATCTCGTTGCCCAAAAATTAAGGCCTGGTTCCGGCCAATTGGAAATATCCACCAAATTGGATGGACCGATCAAGACTGTGCAAATTTGTGATATAAAGCTCAAGCCAAATGAGACTTTTCTGGCTCCCGACTTACTTTGGACCCATGCATCCTTCAATAACAGACAGATTGTTGATAAAGCGAAAACTCAAGTTACACATGAATATCAC ATAAATGTCGATCTTCCCAAAGGAATTGGAATTTCTATAATCACATTGAAACCTTGCGAGGAGAtcatatttattagtttggaCAACATCGTTGCCGAATTCATTGATAGTTCGCTGGAAAAGTCAATAGATCTAAATATAGCAAGCATTCAAATTGACAACCAATTATTAGACTCCGCTAGCCAAGTGACCCTGCATGTTACTGTATCAACAAAGGAGGACTCAGTGAAAAATGCCGTGCGATTTATGCTTAAAATGTTACCAAGTCCCAATAAGAatgctttaatttttcaatacGTGAATCTGGACGTAAAACCCTGCACAATGTATTTAGAGGAAAAGCTGATACTGAAAATAGCCTCATTTCTTGGATATGGCAAAGAAAACCCACACAACTCGTTTCGTCCTTGTGACTATGAAGATCGTCAAGACAGATCATTCGAGAATAATATGAAAAGATACTACTTTGAAAACTTAAGTATCGGACCGACGCAG GTTCGATTGTCTGCGTTTACTTCGTCAAAGTTACCCGAGGAATTAAAATACACGAAAAAGTCGTTGGGCCTCACGTTAATAAAATTTGAAGATGCTTTGATAGAGCTTGACAATTTTTCGCATAGGTATCATTTTGAGACATTGGATGTTTACCTGAGAGCCATAAAGATGCACTATATAAACCAAATTAAATGGCATGCAGCTTCAATATTGGGAAGTGTTGATTTCTTGGGAAATCCTCTAGGATTCGCAAACGATCTGTCAGAAGGTGTATCAGGACTAATCTTTGAAGGTTCAGTCAAAAGTCTAGTGAAAAATGTTACACATGgaatttcaaattcaacagCAAAGTTAACTGAAACATTGTCAGATAGTTTGGGAAAAGTTGTTTTGGATGACCACGATAATGAAACGAGGCAACGAATTTTGGAGCTACAATCAAATACATCCGGTGGTCATCTAGCAGCGGGCATAAAAGGCTTTGGATTTGGATTGCTTGGAGGAGTTACCAGTATTGTTCGACACACATATGATGGTGCTTCTGCCGATGGTGTGCCAGGATTTCTTAGTGGCTTAGGCAAAGGATTGGTGGGCACTGTTACGAAGCCAATTATTGGAATGCTGGATTTGGCTTCAGAAACGGCAAGTGCTGTTCGTGAAACTAGCAGAGACTCACATCGACATGCCCCGAGCCGGAAACGTTTACCCAGATGCGTAACCGGTGCACCTGGTGGGCTTTTACCACCATATTCTAGTCGCCAAAGCAAAGGTCAACAGTACCTTTACTTAATAAATCGTAAAAATTTTATGGAGAAAATCATATTTTACGAGCCAAACCTTTGGAGTGATAAAGAAGCAAGGTTACGCCTTTTAGTCTCTACGGAATTTGTTCGTATATTCTCCATTTGTGAAGAAAACCCAACTAGTATGTTTGAGTGTCACCTTAGTGAAATTCTATCTTGTCATCCATTGACAACTAATACGGGGCCTAGCCCATCTACAACTAAAGTTTCATCCAGTTACTACATAGAAATATCAACAATCTTACCAAAAATTACACGACCGCGAATTCGTTGTCGAACAGAGGAGTGTGCTGAGGCCGCATCCAGATGT ATTAATTATGCTAAAAGTGTCTTCGATGAACGCGAGTTGTCCctcattaaatataattga